The genomic segment GACCCTGGCAGCTCATTTGGAGGAGGCTCCGAAAGTTTCCACGGCACCCATGTCAGTGGCACAGTGGCGGCGCGCAGCGACAATATTCAGGGTGTCGCCGGCAGCGCGTTTGGCGCCCGAGTGATGCCACTGCGTGCGCTGGGAGCGGGCGGGACAGGAACGTCCTACGACATCGGACAGGCGGTTCGATTCGCCGCAGGCCTACCTAATGATTCTGGCGCAGTGCCAGACGCGCCGGCGGACATCATCAACCTGAGCCTCGGTGGTGCGCCTTTCGACCAGTCTAGACAGAATCTCTACAACGAGGTCAAAGCGGCTGGCGTGATCGTCGTCGCGGCGGCCGGCAACAATGCAAGCAGCATGCCACTGTACCCTGCGTCTTATAACAATGTTATCTCCGTCAGCGCCGTCGACGCGCAGCGCCGCCTTGCGGTCTACTCAAACTACGGGGCGGCAGTCGACGTCAGCGCGCCGGGCGGCGACCGGGGTGTCGACCTCAACGGCGATGGATTTCCCGACGGTATATTGAGTACCAGTGGCGAAATACGACCAGACAATAGCTTAAATTATGTTTATAGCTTCCTCGACGGCACCTCCTTTGCTGCACCGCACGTGTCCGGTGTGCTTGCCTTGATGAAAAGTGTAAACCCTGACCTCACGCCGGCAGACATTGACAATCTGCTGGCCTCTGGAGCATTGACCGATGATCTGGGGCCGGCTGGCCGCGACGATGATTACGGCCATGGTCTCATCAATGCGCAACGGGCAGTGCTGGCAGCCCTGGAAGCATCCGGTTCTTCACCCGCAAACAACCCCATACTGGTCGCCTCAGCCACTACGCTGAACTTCGGTGGCAGCACTTCATCCCTGACATTGAACCTCGATAACGCAGGTGGCGGTTCGCTGCAGTTGCAGGCACTGACGACGTCCGAAGCCTGGCTACAAGTCAGCGCCGTCGACGCGGATACCGCCGGTCTGGGTACCTATTCAGTCACGGTAGACAGGGCCCTACTCACCGCTGGCATTTACTCAGCCGATATTGTTGCCCAGTCCAGTGTAAACACCCTGACGGTGAGAGTGCTGGTATCCGAAGGGTTGGGTGAGTCCGGAACAGGACTGGGCGTGATTTACGTCCTGCTTCTCGAAGTGGGAGAAGCGACCCCTGTCGCACAGTTCGTTGCCACCAGCAGCAACAGTCTGTACCCCTTCGAATTCAGGGATATCCCGGCGGGCGATTACGAAATCTTGGCGGGCACCGATACGGACAACGATTTTCTCATTTGTGATGCAGGGGACGCCTGCGGCGCCCTGCTGACCATAGACCAGCCCGTTCAGCTAACACTGGACCAGAATACCTCGGGGCTTGATTTCCCGGTGGAGTACCTGGTTTCACTGCCCTCTCTCAGTGGCAATGGCAATGGCAGTGGCAGTGGCAGTGGCAGTGGCAGTGGTGGCAAATCTACTGAAGTGAGGCGCTTGCAATGAGCCCGTTGTGCGGATAAGTCAGTTCTTGCATGGTTTTTCTTCGCAGCTGCCTTGCCCTTATTGGTAACGCATACGATAATCTGACGGCGATTGTGATGAGACGGCGCGTGGCGGGATCGAGGTCGCGGCAGCGCAGGCTCAACACGCCTTTTTATACTCGCGAAACTAGCCCGAGCAGCGGAGCGGAGAGTTGAAATGGAATACGATTCGAGTGTGCACAGCATAGAATGCCCAAAATGCGGCCACGGCATGGAGGAGGTCTCCTACGGGAGCGATCTGCTCATTGACCGCTGCACCAACTGCCAAGGCATCTGGTTCGACAAGGGAGAAGCCACCCTGCTAAAGAGCAAATGGATGGGCGAAGCACTCGATACCGGCAAGGCCAGCGAAGGCAGGAAATGGGATTCGGTCGAAAACGTGGCCTGCCCGCGCTGCGGCCAGGAGATGAATAAAGTCTCCGACCCGGACCAGCCCCATATTGTCTATGAAGTCTGCCAGGAGCATGGCATGTATCTGGACGCTGGCGAGTTCACCGATCTGGCCAATGAAACCCCTGCAGACTGGTTCCGAAAAATATTCAAGGCCCCTCGCGGCCAGTAGCACAGAAGGAAACCGCGGCCAGGAACTCGCCACCCAGGGGCCGCGACCCTTCTCTACCAGCTGTAATCTACCCTGAATTTATACGTCTGATCGAGTTCTTTCACACCTTCCACAGACCCACTGTCGTATTCCAGCAAGACCTCCGCCGCGGCCTCCAATTTCCATAATAACGGAAAGGAAAGGCCAAACGTATTGTTCAGCATCACATCTGACGTGTCGTCCAAGTTCCAGATACCAAGCTGGCGGTAGTACACAGAAGAGTTGCCGCCCAGGATATTACTGGACGCATCGATACTCCAGTTGGTGGCTGGGTAATCCTGATCTTCCGCAGTATCATACTTTTCGTCAACCCATGACACGCCCCAGTCGCCGCTGAGTGTCAATCTTGGTTCGGCAAAAAATTGCCGGCCATAGTAAGGTCCAAGCATCGTGCGCCGATCCAGATCCCTGAATTTGTCTGACTCTACAAATAGTATCCCTCCAACATAGTTGGGGTCGGTGAGGAAATAATCGTACCTGCCCGATGTCTGCCAGTTATCTGCGGTTTTTTCGTTGTCGCTTTTATCCAGCTCGCTCGTCCACATGAAACGGTAGCGATCCCGTGTGCTTCGCCAGGCCGCATGTATATTGACATCCAGTTCGTCTGTATCGGTATTGCCCCGCTGCAGCTGGAAGGCCATACCCGCCTTACCCGTCCAGCGGTATCCCTCTCCCATCTCCCACGGCTCCGGGTTCAGTACCCGTAGGTCATCTCGAGGATAGGTTTTTGCCTCTCCACCCAGAACCAGTCGCTCTTCGCTCATACTGAGGGAAGAATCCCGGTGAACCGTATTGTCCTCCATCAAAACTACCACCGCTTCAGGCACATTGATCCCTTCAACTTTGTCCATCTTGATTTCCAACGTACCCGCAAAATCAGTTTCTATAGTCACCACGCCATCGCGGGAACTGACCACTTTGCCAACGAGGCGGGAGCCGTTCTTGAGCAATACTTCATCCTGGACCGCTGCGGCATCTTCCGCCCAACCGGACGTTGCAAACATCAGAGGTACAAGCCAAAGAGGCCAGCGAGTGAACAATCTGGGCATATTCATCAGTTTTCCTTTATTCAACAGCATGGCCATACAAGTAAAAACTTTTCCAAGGCCATATGGTAATGAGTTCTTGTCCACTATCCTACCTGCAGCGAAATAAATATCTACGGGCGCTCGGGATAGCCTGCGACAAGCTTGCCCTGCTAGACTAAACGATAACGTATTTTCAAGCGGTTAGACTGTGAGCACATTCGACTACGACCTTTTTGTGATCGGCGCCGGCTCCGGCGGGGTGCGTGCTGCCCGAATGGCAGCAAGTTTCGGTGCCCGCGTAGCCATAGCGGAAGACCAATACATGGGTGGCACCTGTGTCAACGTGGGCTGTGTCCCGAAGAAGCTCTACGTTTATGCGTCTCAGTTCGGCAAGGGCTTTGACGATGCTGTGGGCTTCGGCTGGAAAGGCAAGAAACCCCAGTTCGACTGGACTACTCTGCGGGACAACAAGAAAGGGGAGATAGCCCGCCTCAATGATATTTACGACACCCTGTTGCAAGGTGCCGGCGCGGACGTCATCAATGGCCGCGGGAGAATTATCGACGCACACACAGTGGCAGTTGGAGATACTCATTACTCGGCGGATAAACTCCTGATCGCTACCGGGGGCTGGCCCTTCGTACCCGAGTTCCCCGGCAATGAACACGCCGTTACCTCAAACGAAATTTTTGACCTCGAAACATTCCCACGACGACTCGTTATCGTGGGCGGTGGTTATATTGCAGTAGAGTTTGCAGGGATATTCAACGGTCTGGGAGCAAACGTAACGCAACTGTATCGTCAGTCTCTGTTTCTTCGCGGCTTCGACCTCGATATCCGCAAACACGCCGCGCAAGAAATTCCAAACAGCGGTATAGACCTGAAATTTGAAGTCAACGTGCGCAGCATTAAACAGATAAAAGATGGCCTGCGGGTGGAGCTGGACGACGGAACGGCGTTGGAAGCAGACGCGGTACTCTACGCCACCGGCCGCAACCCTAACCTAGCGGGTTTGGGGCTTGAAAACGTGAACGTGACGCTAAACGACGCCGGCACTATTGCGGTCGACCACGCGTTTCAAACCACCGAGGCCAGCATATTTGCCGTGGGTGATGTAATTGGTGGTATGGAATTAACACCTGTCGCCCTGGCCGAGGGCATGGCGTTTGCCCGGCGCCAGTTTGGGGGTATGAACCAGCAGGTGGATTATGACTTCATTCCCTCTGCGGTGTTCTGCCAGCCGACAATCGGCACGGTGGGCTTCACTGAGGAACAGGCACGGGTAGAGTTCGGTGAATTGCGCCTGTTCAAATCCAATTTCCGTCCCCTGAAGCACACACTGAGCGGCCGAGAAGAAAAGTCCTTCATGAAACTCATAGTGGATGCCACCACCGATCGAGTGGTGGGCCTGCACATGATGGGGCCGGACGCCGGCGAAATTACGCAGGGCTTTGCCGTCGCCATGCGTGCCGGCGCCACCAAGGCTATTTTTGATACGACGATCGGTATTCATCCCACCACCGCTGAGGAATTCGTGACTCTGCGCGAGCCCTGGACGGGGGACTGATCATGGCACTGGAGCTATGGCAGGCAGGCCTGCTGGTGGTGGTTGGAACCATTGCCGGATTTTTAAATGTTATGGCCGGAGGCGGCTCACTACTCACCGTACCCGTCATGGTCTTCATGGGTATTCCCGGACCCGTCGCCAACGGCACCAACCGCATCGCGATCCTCGCACAGAACCTCACCGCGATCACCACCTTCGCACGCCGGGGCTTTCGGGACTTTAAACTGAGCCTGACTCTGGCCCTATGCGCTATTCCCGGAGCCATCGCAGGCGCCATGCTAGGCGTACAGTTGGACGGCGTGTGGTTCAATCGAGCCCTCGCTCTGATCATGGTTGCCGTCATGCTGATCATGTACTTTGACAAGGGCAAACAGGCCCAGCCGGATGAATACCAGCCCACCCCACAACAACTCCTGCGAGGACACCTGCTGATGATAGGGGTGGGCTTCTGGGGTGGGTTTATACAGCTCGGTATCGGCTTCATTATTATGCCGGTGCTCAACCGGGTCATGGGCCTCGATCTGGTACGCACCAACATGCACAAGGTATTTATTGTGGCCGTGTACACGGTGATTGCACTTGTGGTCTTTGCAAGCCAGGTGGAATTACTATGGATGGTCGGCATTTTCCTCGCAGTGGGAAACTCTATTGGCGGCTACCTGGGGGTACACTACTCCGTTGCCGGCGGTGAGCGCCTCATCAAGCGGGTGCTTAATGTGGTGCTGATTCTGTTCATCATCAAATTACTTTTCGACATTTGAAATGGCTGCCGCCCGCCCATGCCTATAACACAGCGATACACCGCGCGAAGTCAATCACCGCGTGGTTGAAGTCGAATCACTGTGTCGTCACTACGGCGATACCGCCGCCGTAGACAACCTGAATTTTAGCATCGGCACCGGTGAAATCGTCGGTCTGCTGGGACATAACGGCGCCGGCAAAACCACTCTGATGAGAATGCTCTGTGGCTATCTGGAACCCTCCGCAGGTAAGATCACGGTGGACGGGATCGATGTGATAAAAGACCCACGCACTATGCAGCAACATCTTGGTTACCTGCCGGAAAATCTACCGCTCTATCCGAACATGACCGTTGCAGAGTATCTGGAGTATATGACGGTTCTTAAGGGGATTTCGGCAAAAGCGCGGCTGCAATGCATGCGCGAGGTCATAATGGCCACGGACCTCGAGCAGTACGCATTGGCACCGGTGCACACCCTGTCACGGGGCTCACGACAACGGGTTGGCGTGGCGCAAGCACTGTTAGGTCAACCCCGTCTTTTGATCCTGGATGAGCCCACCAACGGACTGGATCCGGGCCAAACCTGGCAGATGCGCGAGTTGATTCAACAGGCCGCCAATCACGCTACAGTCATTCTCTCCACCCACATCATGCAGGAAGTAGAGGCGGTATGTGACCGCGTTCTTCTCATGCGCGGCGGTCAACTGGCTGTGGACCAGGCGCTGCCGGAGCTGATTGAAAAAGGCCTTGAAAACGTGTTCCGTGAGGTCCATAAAAATGGGCAGTGACCCTGTAGCAACGACAGTTGCGCGCAGGGAGCTACGCCTCTTTTTTGCTTCTCCCGTGGCTTGGCTGTTCCTCGCGTCCTTTGCCGCTGCCAACGGCTTCATTGTATTCTGGGTGGAATCTTTCTTTGCTCGCAATATCGCCGACATCCGCCCCCTCTTCGAGTGGATGCCGGTATTGCTGATTTTTCTCTGTGCAGCACTGACTATGCGCGCTTGGAGCGAGGAGCGCAGCCGCGGCACTATAGAGCATATTCTCACCCAGCCTCACAGCCCCTGGTCTTTCGTAGCGGGGAAATTCTGCGCCTGCTTCACTCTGCTCGGTCTGGCAGTCGTGTTGACACTGCCTCTGCCCTTCACGGTTGCATTGATCGCTAACCTTGACTGGGGGCCGGTGCTTGGAGGATATGCTGCAACCCTGATGCTGGGGGGCATGTACCTGACCATCGGATTGTATATCTCCGCGCTGTCCGATAACTCCGTGGTGAGTCTTATTGCCACCGTAATGCTGTGCTCCGTTTTGTATCTGTCTGGCAGCCCCGACTTTACCGCCTATTTCAGTGACCACACTGGCAATATGTTGCGCATGCTGGGCAGCGCTGCGCGATTCGACGCTATCACCCGCGGCGTATTGGATCTACGCGACGTCATCTATTACATGTCCATGGGTGCGGGTTTTCTTGCTCTAAATGTATACGCACTGGAATCCCTGCGCTGCTATGGCCAGCCCGCCACAGTCGGGCTGAAGCGTAAACGGCGCATCACCCTGCTGCTTATCGCCAACTTGTTCATGACCAACTTGTGGCTTAGTCCGCTGGACACTCTGCGCCTCGACACCACCGAGGGTAAGTTGTACTCCGTTTCTCCCGCTACGAGTTTTCTGCTGAAGGACCTGCAGGAGCCCCTACTGATCCAGGGCTACTTCAGCAGTAAGACGCACCCCTTACTGGCACCGTTGGTGCCACAAATTCAGGACTTGTTGCAAGAATATGAGATCGCGGGCAACGGCAAGGTGATCCGCCATATCGTAGACCCTGCCACAGACCCGTCACTGGAGCGCGAGGCCAACGAGATCTACGGCATTTCCTCCACCCCGTTCCGTATTGCGGATCGACACCAAGCCTCGCTGGTCAATGCCTATTTCAATGTGCTGGTGCGCTATGGCAATGAATTTCGCAGCCTGCGCTTCACTGATCTGGTCGAAGTGCGCGCGGTGCCAAATACACCGACCGAGGTGTTGCTGCGCAATCCGGAGTACCAAATCACCAACGCGATTCGTCAAGTAGTGACCGACTATATTTCCGGTGGACGCCTGTTCGACGGTATCGAAGAGCCCGTTGAGTTTATAGGCTACGTATCGAAGGATGCACTGCTGCCGCAAACACTGCGCGCCTACAAACGCTCTATCGAACAGCAACTGGCCCTGGCGGCGGATAACTCGGAGGGTAAATTCAGCGTGCGCTTTATCGAACCCGAAGCACGGGACGGCGACATTGCCAGGCGAATTCGTGAGAACTGGGGATTTAAACCGATGGTAGCTCAGGAGGGTGCCGGCACTGAGTTTTATTTCTACCTGACGCTGGCTACTTCGGAGCAAGTGGTGCAACTGCCCGCGGGGGAATTCAACCCTGCCAACTTCCGGTTGGCGCTGGACGCGGGACTGAAACGGTTCGCCACCGGCTTCAATAAAGTCGTCGCGCTGTCTCTGCCACCGGACCGCACTGGCGTCTCGCCACTGCAGGCTTCGGGACCGGTCTTTACCCATCTCGAACGCGCCCTGTCGCGTGAATACAGCCTGCGCCAGGAGGATCTGTCGGACGGCACTGTTGCAGCAGATGCCGACATACTAGCGGTGATCGCACCCCGGTTGCTCGGTAGTCGTGCGCTATTTGCCATCGACCAGTTCCTGATGAGAGGGGGCACCGTGGTGCTGGTTACGGCACCGTTTTCGGCGAGTATCACTGCAGGAAAACTGCAACTCAATACGTACGATAGCGGGCTACAAGAGTGGCTGCTTCATCACGGAATCAACATCGAGGAAAGCGTGGTGCTGGACAGTCAAAATGCAAGCTTCACTGTGCCGGTGACGCGCCTCGCAGGAGACTATGAGTTTCAGGACGCCGAGCTGCGCAACTACCCCTATTTTATCGACCTGCGCCCACCGGGCTTGATCGCACATCCGGTGACTCGCAACCTGCCGCAACTAACCATGCCCTGGGCATCCCCGATCGTCGCAAAACCGGCCGCGGATACGCAGATAACTCCACTGCTGCAAAGTTCTTCTGACGCATGGTTGTCGAGCAAGCGGGGTATCATGCCGACCGCGGGGACCGGCGGCGCCGCCCATATGCAGGCACCGGCGGGCGACGGCAAGGCTTACACACTAGGTCTGCTCATGAATGGCCGATTCAGCTCTTTTTTTAGAGAGGGGAATCCGGGCGCAATCATCACCGGAGACTTTCCTTCCGCCAACTTGCTGGAACACTCCGCCGAGTCAGCCCGTATCGTTCTGTATGCTTCGAATGACTTTATGAGCGACGAGATATTGCAGGGCATCGTGGCCGCCAGTAGTACACAGTATCTGGGCAGCCTTGAGTTAATGTTGAACTCGCTGGACTGGGCCATGCGGGACGAGCAACTGCTGGGCATCCGCTCCCGGGGACATTTCAACCGCACGCTGCCGCCCATGGAGCGGCGCATGCAAAAGACCATCGAATACACAAACTACGCTTTCGCCCTGTTACTGCTCGCCGTGATGGTTCTAGGAAGCTGGTTCAACGCTCGCCAGCGCCGCCGCCGCTATTCACGTGGACTCTTACTGTGAACCGAACCACCACATTCCTGCTGTTGGTGCTGGTCACACAGTGTCTGATCGCAGCAATGGTATTCTGGCCGCGAGCACCGGCTAACGACGGCGGCGCTGGAATCGCACTACTGCCCTCCTTTGACAGTGCCGCGGTGGATACCGTACAACTGCGCGACGCGCTCGGTAACAAGGTAGTTCTGCAACGCTCCGGCGACCAATGGACGATTCCCGGAGAGACTCCGTTGCCAGCAGACGCACAACTAGTCGACACGTTGCTCACGGCCCTCTCCCGACATCAACGGGGCTGGCCGGTGGCCCATACGGAGCAGGCCCACCGGCGCTTTCAGGTAGACACCGAATTTTTTCAACGCAGGATTGATCTCGCTGGAGGCGGGCAGGCCCTCGCCCGCCTGTATCTTGGCGCCTCGCCGAGCTTCCGCCGCGCACACGTGCGCAACGCAACGCAGCAAAACGTATACAGCATAACCCTGGACACCAGCAGCCTGCCGCTCACGGGCGGCGCGTGGGTTGACCCCCGGCTTTTGCAGGTCAGGGTGCCACTGAGAATAGACGCTGACCTTTATAGCGTGCACTACGAAAGCGACCGATGGCTTGCAGCCGGGGGTTTACCAGCGAATAAAAACGAGGCGGCAGCCTTGGTCAACGCTCTGAAAACTCTGCAGGTGGGAGCTCCAGCAACTTCCGCCACGGCGGACTCTCTGGCCCTGACAGAGGCAGACCTAATTTTGTCGGTGCAAAGCCTCGGGGGCGACAGCACTCTAGCGCTTTATACGGAGGGAGGTCGGCACTTTATTAAAAGCAGCGAGTACCCCTGGTTTTTCGTCCTGAGACAAGGCGACTACCGTCGTCTGACGGAGGTTGATATCGACCTGATTTCAGGGGAGCCCCGCACTCGGGAACAAAGTGATAGCTTGGAATAACCTCACCCAAAAGGCATGCTAGACTGCCGAAAGTGGTCTTATCAGGAGCTTCCGAGCTTGACGCGTTTTTTAATTTTTTTTATGGCCCTGCTGGTTTCCCTGTTTACACTGGAGATGCTGGTACCCGTGCAAGATCATGTGATCACGCCCTTTACCTCACTGCTGGCACGCATCAGTGCGGCGATCATACTACCCTTCGATTCGTCCGTAATTGCCTACGGTAAAGTTCTTCAATTTAAGGACACGGGCTTTGCCGTATCTATCGAATCAGGCTGCAACGGCGTGGAAGCCACCATCGTGCTGGTGGCCGGGGTGTTGGCCTATCCCGCCAACTGGAAGGCCAAGGCACTGGCCATAAGCATCGGGTTTCTTGCCGTTCAGACGCTTAACCTGGCTCGCATCATCAGCCTGTTCTATCTGGGGGACTGGAACATGGAAATATTTACCTGGATTCATCTGTATTTATGGCCGTCGCTTATCATGCTGGATGTTTTGATCGTATTCACCGTATACCTGCGCTATCTGTCTCGACTGGCTCAGTCTGCGGAAACCGGCAATGCCTGAACAACCGCATATGCGGCAATTCCTGCTGTATGTATTTGTACTGATAGTGCCCTGCTTTGTTGTATGGACCACCCTCGGTGGCTCAGTGGCAACACCGGCCATAGGTCTGGTCAGCCAATGCCTGAGCAACTGGTTTCCTACAGTTGTAGACGCTCTCTACCTTGACGGCTCTAGCGCGCTGTTGATGACCCGCTTCGGGGAGAATAATGGGGAAGCCGTACCCCTCGCCGGGGCGGAGTATCAACTCGGTTTCAGGATCAACCCGATGATCGTGACGGTTTCAGTGCCATTTTATACCGTGCTGCACTTTGCGACCCAGCGGGACACCTATCTCGGGAGCTACCTTTACGGCCTTATCATTCTTTATTTACTGATGATGTTCGGATTGCTATGCCTGTGTCTCAAGGAGCTTATGGTAAATCTCGGGGGTACTTTTTTTGAACAACCTGACGTGTTTGTGCCCAATGCCAACGTCATCGGTATCCTCTACCAATTTAACGTGCTGATTGTTCCTACTCTGGCGCCCGCTATTATCTGGATCTGGCAAGGCCGCAATACGCCCCTGTTAAGGTCTTCTCTCGGTGTCATAGCCAACAATAAAACGCCGGACAACAAGAGTGGCTCTCCCCTGCTGCGCAAGCAATCATCCGAGTAGTTGCGGAAGTCACCGTGCGGCGCGTGCCGGTGATCTCAGATCATCGAGCAAAGCACCGCAGGCACATAATCGACTCCACTGTGCTGCAGGTATTGCGCGGGCTCTAACTTTTATTCATCCGGCCTAAAAACGCTCGCATCGATACGATCGAAACCGCTGATTTTATCATTGCCACTCACTCATGACCCGCTAGCGAATCCGGCTACGCCACGATTAATCCTTAAAATCCGGCGCCCTACTTTCTTTGCGTGCCTTGATCGCTTCCTCGAAGTTCTGCGTTGTCATCCGCACAAACAGCTGCGCATGACCCTCGTGGTTCATATGTGTATGCAGGCTGCCCGCATCGACGCCGGACCACAACATCTGTTTACTGAGTTCTACACCCAGCTGGCTGAAACCGTTGATACGCTCGGCGACAGCGTAACACTCCTCCAGTAGCACCTCTTTCGGCACCGCCCGGGATACAATACCAATGGCGGCAGCCTCCGCTGCTTCTACGTCACGCCCTGTTAGCATAATCTCAAACGCCCGACTTGTACCTACGGCTCGGGGCAAGAGGTAGCTGAGCCCTAACTCCGCAGATGTGAGGCCATTGTTAATCCCCGCAGGGCGGAAATAAGCACCCTCCGCTGCGATGCGGATATCCGTAGCCATCGCCAGACAAAAGCCTCCGCCAATGGCGGGGCCGTTGATTGCCCCGATAACGGGCTGGTGCATATCGTGTATCGCCTTGATAACGTCATCGAGTATTTTCATAGCACGGCGGGCAATACCGGGCACCGTTAAGCCATCGAATATATCTAACCACCCCGGATCTTCCAGATCCGCGCCAGAACAAAAACCTGCTCCAGCGCCTGTGACGATAACTACGCGGGTCTCGTTATCAAAACTCACCTCTTCCAGCGCTTCCTTGAAAGGCACCATGACATCAAACGCCATCGCGTTCATGCGATCCGGGCGGTTAAGCGTGATCTGTGTGATGTATGGCCGGGGCTTTTCTACAACAACGAAAGACATACGATTGACCTTAACGAGGGTTGGAGGGTTCTCAGACTACGCCCTTGGCCAGACCTGTTCCATGACAAAATAGGCCACCTCAGCCG from the Candidatus Marimicrobium litorale genome contains:
- a CDS encoding exosortase H-associated membrane protein; translated protein: MPEQPHMRQFLLYVFVLIVPCFVVWTTLGGSVATPAIGLVSQCLSNWFPTVVDALYLDGSSALLMTRFGENNGEAVPLAGAEYQLGFRINPMIVTVSVPFYTVLHFATQRDTYLGSYLYGLIILYLLMMFGLLCLCLKELMVNLGGTFFEQPDVFVPNANVIGILYQFNVLIVPTLAPAIIWIWQGRNTPLLRSSLGVIANNKTPDNKSGSPLLRKQSSE
- a CDS encoding DUF4340 domain-containing protein codes for the protein MNRTTTFLLLVLVTQCLIAAMVFWPRAPANDGGAGIALLPSFDSAAVDTVQLRDALGNKVVLQRSGDQWTIPGETPLPADAQLVDTLLTALSRHQRGWPVAHTEQAHRRFQVDTEFFQRRIDLAGGGQALARLYLGASPSFRRAHVRNATQQNVYSITLDTSSLPLTGGAWVDPRLLQVRVPLRIDADLYSVHYESDRWLAAGGLPANKNEAAALVNALKTLQVGAPATSATADSLALTEADLILSVQSLGGDSTLALYTEGGRHFIKSSEYPWFFVLRQGDYRRLTEVDIDLISGEPRTREQSDSLE
- a CDS encoding enoyl-CoA hydratase; protein product: MSFVVVEKPRPYITQITLNRPDRMNAMAFDVMVPFKEALEEVSFDNETRVVIVTGAGAGFCSGADLEDPGWLDIFDGLTVPGIARRAMKILDDVIKAIHDMHQPVIGAINGPAIGGGFCLAMATDIRIAAEGAYFRPAGINNGLTSAELGLSYLLPRAVGTSRAFEIMLTGRDVEAAEAAAIGIVSRAVPKEVLLEECYAVAERINGFSQLGVELSKQMLWSGVDAGSLHTHMNHEGHAQLFVRMTTQNFEEAIKARKESRAPDFKD
- the xrtH gene encoding exosortase H, with translation MTRFLIFFMALLVSLFTLEMLVPVQDHVITPFTSLLARISAAIILPFDSSVIAYGKVLQFKDTGFAVSIESGCNGVEATIVLVAGVLAYPANWKAKALAISIGFLAVQTLNLARIISLFYLGDWNMEIFTWIHLYLWPSLIMLDVLIVFTVYLRYLSRLAQSAETGNA